The nucleotide window tacaaaaataaatataatttcacaataatTCCTCATCtaaatagctaaaaaaaaaataggagaaaaaagaaaaaaagtttttaTCTTCTGGTCATGCTTCTGAGAAAAGACGAACTTTTAGTTAATTCTCTAAGAGGTTTATCAGTAAACCTAATAAGATTGTAAGCAAATCCTCCCGTAATAGTCCCAATTGGGGGTCCTATAATGTATACCCAAATTCCTTTGAAGTTATGCTTCACAAGTGCAGGTCCAAGGCTTCTTGCTGGGTTCATTGATGCCCCTGAAATCGGCCTGCAACATACATAGTTATGCAATTGCTCGATTTCgaaaaattgataattttaaaagttaCCCATTATAGATCGAATATTTTATACGAAAACAAAAACTGTGATTGCAAATAATAGCAaccaactaaaagtttaaaaacagaTTCAATTATTAGACATTTATCCGACTTTGTGACCGAACCCCATTTGACTCGACATCAATAATGGAttaacaattatgtaaaaaccaataTAAACACAAGATCCAATTTAAACCAACTTGAAACATCTGACCCAAAATCGACTCGATGACCCGAATGGACACATCTCCAACCAACATATAATTGGGTATGGAAACACAAAAACTTACCCAGCAACAAAAACAAGTAGCATTATAGTCATTCCAACTGCAATTCCAGCCAATTCTCCAATCTACAAACACCAAAAATTTCACAAATCAGATCAAACATTCATGAAGTCGACCTAAATCAAACCGAAAATGTTGTTTTCGACTGATTCATCACACTTACAGCTCTACTATCTGTCGCAACACCAGATATGACAAACATCAACAAGAAAGAGATGATTATTTCCATTGCAAATGATTGTGCATCTGTTCCTGAAGGAACAGTCCCAAAGTATGCCTGTGGTGTAACGTCGAACATGACTGCTAATGTTGCACTAGCCAAGGTTGATCCCAGTAATTGTGCAATCATGTAAAGCGGTACCTGTATCGTTagcgttattgttattgttattaatcatCTAACTATCTTCGAGTACATAACATATCCTGGCCTTCAACtataagtttaagcttttggttgagttggttcattAATATGATATCAAAACTGGCATGACAAGAGGTTACGAATTCGAATCTCAACTACCCctcatttaaaatgaaatattgagCGCTAGAGGAGAGTCTGTGCTGCATTTAAAATTCTAGCCCGAAGGGCTTtcgtgtgaggggacgtgttagagtatataatatattctgggCCTTGAACCATAAGCTTAAgcatttggttgagttggttccttaacatgtTATCAGAGCCAACATGAGGGGTTTGTGCTGCATCCACAATTCTAGCCCGAAGGCATGTGAGGGGCCTgtaagagtatataacatatctcgagccttcaaccataagcttaaattttttattgagttgatttcttgacaaactaaataaattaaaatcgaaaaaataaAGATGATCCGAGAAATGAATAACCTCTTTGTAGGAAAAGTGGCGATAAATAGCAAATGCAATAGTAACAGCAGGATTGAAATGGGCACCAGAAATATGGCCAACAGAGTAAACCATGACCATGACAATAAGACCCCAAGTAACACATATTCCAGGAAATGTGACTGTTTCATTGTACAAATTGTTCACCACCACTGAGCCACATCCAGCAAATATCACAAAGAATGTACCAATCACCTCAGCTACTAACTGCACCACTCATATCAACATATAAGATACGTGAGGATTATATAACATAAGTAAATCGTACTCTTTTATATTAACTCTATTAGTATGATTTGACTTTTTACCAATTTTGAAATATTAGTTGGGACCACTTAGGTAAGGGAGAGAAATGAGATATTTTTGCTAATTTGGCAAAAAAGACACTAGCTCAACAAGAAAGAaatgattataaattaaatGGTAAGTAAGTAGAATCATCTAACCCAAATTGTAAATAAAACAATTAGGGTgacctataaaaaaaataggacTAACAGAGTAAAGAGGATGGAGTAGgtcaaattattaattttaaagaaaaattataatagagattaccataaaaattat belongs to Amaranthus tricolor cultivar Red isolate AtriRed21 chromosome 17, ASM2621246v1, whole genome shotgun sequence and includes:
- the LOC130804173 gene encoding probable aquaporin NIP-type; protein product: MGTKTDEIEEQELKIEEGNGIVSSKFGSFCSSPSVVCLAQKLVAEVIGTFFVIFAGCGSVVVNNLYNETVTFPGICVTWGLIVMVMVYSVGHISGAHFNPAVTIAFAIYRHFSYKEVPLYMIAQLLGSTLASATLAVMFDVTPQAYFGTVPSGTDAQSFAMEIIISFLLMFVISGVATDSRAIGELAGIAVGMTIMLLVFVAGPISGASMNPARSLGPALVKHNFKGIWVYIIGPPIGTITGGFAYNLIRFTDKPLRELTKSSSFLRSMTRR